The DNA window cccaagcacacaccaagtgggcccggaagaggatttttatgtcatttactcatttctgtacaccttaggctactagttttctataagtaggacctgttactattgtattttaatctttggacatctagttcttagatcatgatAGAGAGACTTTGGTAGCTATCTCcatttttatgctatcttagatcattgggaggctggccattcggccatgcctataccttatgcttatgtattttcaacggtggagcctctacacaccatagattaaggtgtggagctctgctgtacctcgagtatNNNNNNNNNNNNNNNNNNNNNNNNNNNNNNNNNNNNNNNNNNNNNNNNNNNNNNNNNNNNNNNNNNNNNNNNNNNNNNNNNNNNNNNNNNNNNNNNNNNNttttttctaattttttaagtttatggTTTTGAATAATGACTTTTGTAAACGTGAACAATGgactttaaaattaactcaataaaataaaaatatactacatttttataaaaattacgAAAATTATATACGTAACTGCATTATtcactaaatttattatttctttatattttttttaatatatttaggtAGCATAAGAAAAGAATGAGAATCAACATGataaaaaggggaaaaaatcaTTCCATGTATGTACCTGTTTCGCTTAATTTTGGTTTATATTTTATAGAAGGGttgattaaatttgtatttaagatttcaatttaaatagcagatacaattttaaatactgcaccaaataaaacttaaaaaatgtcattaaaatatttttaaataaatatgtaaattaaatgAACAAAGCTGGATAAAAGAATATTAAGCAAAGGAAAAATCTGAAAAAACAAGACAATTAAAAgtaaacaatgaaaaaaaaatacttaaaaaaaaaagaaaaataataaaataaatcggCTTTAAACGTTTACATGCACTTGCATTTCTTGTGACCGGAAATTTGCAGGGTTTTATTCTAATATGAGGTTTTGAAAAATTCTCGTCTTTTTGAAATTCTGACTCTCTTGTTTATAGAAAAAGATTCTATTCTATGCTGCATGGTTACTAGTCTTCTACCCACCTTCTGGTTTTCTCACTCTCAATCCTAGATGTAATCTATGTAGACTGCATAAATCGCAATAGAGTATAACAGATACGTGTATATTTCAGTAGATCAAAACTACTTTAGGGTGTCGTtgtttacaaataaaaaaaaaaaacataaattgctAGAGAATATAACCGTTTACGCACATAAAAaaggaaatataaaacttaaactgattttagggtttattaaGATTCGAATTTTTTTGACTTTTTGAATTTAGTGTTCTAACAtaatgtcatgataccactcattcTAAAAGTTTTAACTCATTAAAGAaagtaacactaataattatatctctaatactccataaatctctattgtatatattgtacaaatattctattaacTCTTCATTTTTCCATAATCATTTTGTAAAGAGTAATTCCTTAAATCAGTCCTAAGGATTTTAAAATTGGACATTTTAGTTcctaagaaaaattaatacgCAGATCAATCTTTAAGATTTTATTGGCAGACAAATCAGTCTCTAATTCATTTTTCAGCAAAGTGATTACCAGATCAGTTctcaagaattttaaaaatggaTATTTTAgtctccaaaaaaaattaatgtacaaATTAATTCCCAATGTTTCTTTCCGttagaaaaattattattattaattacataataatattgtactataattttttgtaatttttgaacaaaaataatgataaatttattcattagatttttatgtatatatatatattcacttaataataataataataataataattattattattattaataattattattattattgttgttgttgttgttagagATTATTttacaagaaatttaaagttaaaactatttgatatttttatatttaatataataaaaaattgtcctattttaaaaaatatgtttgtaTTAAAAGAAACATGTATTTAGTAtaaatccaaattaaaatattttcatattatacattttttttagtacaaacatattttttttaaaataagacatcttttgattatattaaatacaaaaatatcaaatagttTTAACTTTGAATTTATTGTAGAataatatctaataattttatttattattattattattattgagtgactatatatataatgaataaatccaaaaaatagaaaaaaaattatagtacaATATTATTGTGCAATTAAGAATGATttgtacattaatttttttttatttggataatCACTCTGCCGAAAAATGAACTAGTTCTGCCGGAATAAAATCTTAGAAATTGATATGGGTTGTTGCATGCATAAGGCAGGATTCGAATCCCCGACATTTGCTTAAGCAGACTAGTGAGCTAACTACTAGACCAATCCAGCTTGGTTGAATTAATCTACTATTTAAAGTGCTTGTTTGCACAATTGCACTATTATcttggaaaaagattttttttttagcgtgtttaataattttttaataagaaaaataaaagcactaataaaattaaaaaaatatatattttttaaaaaactgtaatttatatttttaattttttttaaaaatattttttatataataaataaactaaaaaaagaagCTGCATTTCGAGGGCACAAAAGCCCGGATTTTTGTAGAAGCATTAAAAGTCTAATTCATCGACTTTTCGTCTAAGGAATTTTCCACgttgataataatatatttcgAATAAAATTTAACTTGTATTGTTTTATAAATTTTCCTGTAGCGTTTTCTGCCTTCGGAATTCGGCACGGACCCAGCACGTATGAAAAATGCAATGGAACCAGGAAGAGTCTCTTTTGACGAAAAAATGACGGTGAGAAAAGCAATAGAGGATGCCAACATCCCTTTTACTTACATCTCTGCCAACTGTTTTGCGGGATATTTTGCTGGTAATCTCTCTCAGATGGGAACTCTTTTACCTCCAAAAGACAAGGTCCTTATCTATGGAGATGGCAATGTTAAAGGTAATCACTAACCACGACAGAAAAAGAACAACGACAAATACTCATCTATTTAATACTTGGTTCTATGTATGTTTGCAGTTGTTTATATGGATGAAGATGATATTGCGACATACACAATAAAGACAATTGATGATCCTCGAACATTGAATAAGACGGTGTACCTAAGGCCGCCAGAAAACATTCTCACCCAGAGAGAGCTCATTGAGATGTGGGAGAAACTCATACAAAGGAAACTAAACAAGTCTTTCTTATCCAAGCAAGAACTTCTTTCTTCTATGGAAggtcaaatatattaaaaaatctcTTAATACCTTCGATACTAGAGGAAGGTGCATGACTCTTTGATCTTGACAAGAGTTGGTCCCTATAGGCTATAATAGTATAACACAACTCTTTCAAGAAATAACCTAGCTCACCATAGTTGATTGGCTAAAATTGCAGGTTTGGATTATGCAAGCCAAGTGGGAGTGGGCCATTACTACCACATATTCTATGAAGGGTGTTTGACAAACTTTGAAATAGGAGATGAGGGAGTAGAAGCCTCAGAGCTTTATCCAGAGGTGACATACACACGCATGAATGAATACCTAAAATTATacctataataataattaaggcCTCAAACATGGTATTCTTATTCCACGAGCAATAGTATGCAAAAAGTCCAATGAGGACCGCCTGTTGTATTGTAGGTGATTTTCATTTGTCTCAATTAAATAATGAGACATAAGCAGTGGTTACCAATAGAGATGGAACTAAAGCATCTTATGGTTTATTTTATGCAAAGAATACTACTTATCTAACTTTTGCTTTTAcctaaatattcaaatataagaTACAATATATATTTGTCTATCAAAAATCGTAAATCACAACATACACACAAAACATACACACAAAATAGACTAGACTATAGTAGACAACCTTTGAAGGCTTTTCTGAGGGCAGTTTCATCCAAGTTTCTTCCGATGAATACAAGCTTGTTAAGCCTCTTCTCATTTGGTTCCCATGTTTGTCCCGGGCAGCCATCCAACATGGAATGCACCCCCTGAAACACATATCGCTGATCAGAACCATCCACTGATAACACACCCTTCATTCTGTAAAGGTCCTCTCCTTTTTCTTCAATCAATCTCTCTAGCCAATCATCCACCTACGTCAACAAAGCATAAACTTGAAGCATTAACCGTGAAATCTACACAAAGCAATTCAGTAACTTTTGAGAACAAACACACAGTTCATGAAGAGTTTAAAACAATTTATTGACTCACCTCATCAAGATCAAGAGTTCCCTCAGCAACAATACTAATGCTAGAGACAGAAGAATCATGCACATGATCATCATGATGATGCCCTTTGTGATCTGTggataaattttagaatcacGAAACAATGCAGAACCACAAGAGTAATGAGGGGGGAGGGGGGACTTTGGAAATACTTTCATCAATTAAGTCAGAGAGGCTTTGTTATTACTTCAAAATGGTAGAGTTTTTCAGAcaaaaaagaaatgtaaatattttaagaatataacgTTATGGAATAATGCAATTGCAACATTTGtctacaacataaaaaaaagtaatgcCTCTGTTTTCCATTAGAAAATAATAGACCTTGTATTGCAGCAGACTCTGATAACCTcgtttaaaaaa is part of the Arachis duranensis cultivar V14167 chromosome 1, aradu.V14167.gnm2.J7QH, whole genome shotgun sequence genome and encodes:
- the LOC107479134 gene encoding isoflavone reductase homolog, which codes for MKNAMEPGRVSFDEKMTVRKAIEDANIPFTYISANCFAGYFAGNLSQMGTLLPPKDKVLIYGDGNVKVVYMDEDDIATYTIKTIDDPRTLNKTVYLRPPENILTQRELIEMWEKLIQRKLNKSFLSKQELLSSMEGLDYASQVGVGHYYHIFYEGCLTNFEIGDEGVEASELYPEVTYTRMNEYLKLYL